The sequence TATTCTTCCATTTTATACTATTGCTTTAGTTATTTTAGGTTATAAAAAGCCAAAAATAAAAAAAATGAGGAGAATTAAAGTCTAATTTTGTACTTTTAAAAATTCTTATATTACTGTTACAAAGCAGTTTGTTTGAAAACTTAAAACAAAACTATAAATTTTATGAGACAAATTATCAAAATCGTCTTCTTATTACCTCTCATTTTCTCTTTTTTAGCTTGTAGTCATCAAGAAAACAAAGTAGAAGCAACAGAAACTCAAACACCAGTAACTAACTCTATACAAAAATATGGAGCAGAGATTACAGAAGAAAATGCTATTTCTGTAAGTGAAATTCCTGCTTTATTAACAAAACAAGACTCGGCAGAAGTCAAAGTAGCTGGTACAATTGGAGAATGTTGTCAGAAAAAAGGATGTTGGATGCAAGTTCCGATTTCTGACACACA comes from Bernardetia sp. and encodes:
- a CDS encoding DUF4920 domain-containing protein, which translates into the protein MRQIIKIVFLLPLIFSFLACSHQENKVEATETQTPVTNSIQKYGAEITEENAISVSEIPALLTKQDSAEVKVAGTIGECCQKKGCWMQVPISDTQEMLVRFKDYGFFVPMDSEGKEIIMEGIVKKEVIPVAQLRHYAEDAGKSKEEIEKITEDDVKISFMATGVIIKG